One genomic window of Manihot esculenta cultivar AM560-2 unplaced genomic scaffold, M.esculenta_v8 Scaffold64, whole genome shotgun sequence includes the following:
- the LOC122722598 gene encoding uncharacterized protein LOC122722598, with product MSDPSEVIAGGVAPMVEEQGGGKRKGRGKSREPTRAREELGDLETRLAKVELVLIEEEEKFEEVDTRIEELGNGMEEFREEMQGALDSAVDKLASEMGSLRHAHSEENAAIKEENHFLRAEMDRMMGRMKELEEQLALLRSVVVQGGMAATPSTSGGAPMARVEVPKPQAFRGTRNAKEIDNFLWSLEQYFKALGIVEDARKIDHAPLYLADTAMVWWRRREADIEKGTCTLETWDDFKRELKKQFYPVNAAHEARARLRRLTQRGTIRDYVKEFTEVILEIPGYPDNEALFAFMDGLQHWARLEIERRGAQDLATAISIAESLTEYQKGDKGKGVEQVKTKGGGDVHESKERSAKPWRPKEGFTKGWRRPEGEREKPQPKCFLCDGPHMVRECPKRKVLSSLVEEKEATKQQGENMCVGALQLAAIDVKPKEVASERKGRLFAPVEVKGQSIQALVDTGASHNFMKLDVAKKLGVPFYGDEGWLKVVNSLPTPTYGVARNVQVKIGEWTGTLDFYIIDLDDHSCVLGMDFMDKVKAVLLPYANDMCLADGNTLKAINLARGKNATSTLSSLQVVSPKELPKESLPPKKSEGHDDMRKKRVRMTADAMGPKSSLLRRIKEATMRDGQAKQLVKLARDGVARKFVVDEGLIKTRRGSIFVPRWGKLREEVMRWCHDFMIRGRPSVRKMMAMLGREFYWHHMVMDVKWFVRTCVESHSVDGDSPREVKSEGRSPSAPRGSRPWRSKVRLRGDATRASRE from the coding sequence ATGTCCGATCCAAGCGAGGTGATTGCTGGGGGAGTTGCTCCAATGGTGGAGGAGCAAGGTGGCGGCAAAAGGAAAGGAAGGGGCAAATCGAGGGAACCTACACGAGCTAGGGAGGAGCTCGGTGATTTGGAGACCCGTCTTGCGAAGGTGGAGCTAGTTTTGatcgaggaggaggagaagttcGAGGAGGTTGACACTCGCATCGAGGAACTTGGCAATGGGATGGAAGAGTTCCGAGAGGAGATGCAAGGTGCCCTCGACTCCGCTGTTGATAAGCTAGCAAGTGAGATGGGGTCACTTAGGCATGCCCATTCCGAGGAGAATGCTGCCATTAAAGAGGAGAACCATTTCCTAAGGGCGGAGATGGATAGGATGATGGGGAGGATGAAGGAGCTCGAGGAGCAATTGGCATTGCTACGCTCCGTGGTAGTCCAAGGTGGTATGGCAGCCACACCATCCACTTCAGGAGGAGCTCCTATGGCACGAGTGGAAGTGCCAAAGCCCCAAGCGTTCAGGGGAACGCGTAATGCCAAGGAGATTGACAATTTCCTATGGAGCTTGGAGCAGTATTTCAAGGCCCTAGGAATTGTGGAAGATGCGAGGAAGATTGATCATGCCCCACTATACTTGGCCGACACCGCCATGGTTTGGTGGCGAAGAAGGGAAGCTGACATCGAAAAGGGCACTTGCACATTGGAGACGTGGGATGATTTCAAGAGAGAATTGAAGAAGCAATTCTACCCTGTGAATGCTGCTCACGAGGCACGAGCAAGGCTAAGGAGGCTTACTCAACGGGGGACGATTCGAGACTATGTGAAGGAGTTCACTGAGGTAATTCTCGAAATCCCTGGCTATCCTGATAATGAAGCACTCTTTGCTTTTATGGATGGATTGCAACATTGGGCAAGGCTTGAGATTGAAAGGCGTGGAGCCCAAGATCTAGCCACTGCCATCTCTATTGCCGAGTCCCTGACTGAGTATCAGAAAGGGGACAAAGGCAAGGGAGTGGAGCAAGTGAAGACTAAGGGTGGTGGCGACGTTCATGAAAGTAAGGAGAGGAGTGCTAAACCATGGAGACCTAAGGAAGGATTCACCAAGGGATGGAGGAGGCCCGAAGGTGAAAGGGAGAAGCCTCAACCGAAGTGCTTCTTGTGCGATGGACCGCATATGGTGAGGGAATGTCCAAAGCGCAAGGTGTTGTCTTCCCTAGTGGAGGAGAAGGAAGCAACCAAGCAGCAAGGGGAGAATATGTGCGTGGGTGCCTTACAACTAGCTGCCATCGATGTCAAGCCGAAGGAGGTGGCAAGTGAGCGCAAGGGACGCTTGTTTGCTCCAGTAGAGGTAAAGGGGCAGTCCATTCAAGCATTGGTGGACACCGGGGCTTCACACAACTTTATGAAGCTCGATGTGGCCAAGAAGCTTGGAGTTCCTTTTTATGGTGATGAGGGTTGGTTGAAGGTTGTCAACTCTCTTCCAACCCCAACATATGGAGTTGCAAGGAATGTCCAAGTGAAGATAGGTGAGTGGACTGGAACTTTGGACTTCTACATTATTGATTTGGATGATCACTCTTGTGTGCTAGGCATGGATTTTATGGATAAGGTAAAGGCAGTTCTTCTCCCCTATGCCAATGATATGTGCTTAGCCGATGGGAATACTTTGAAGGCCATAAACTTGGCAAGAGGGAAGAATGCCACTAGCACACTTTCTAGTCTTCAAGTGGTAAGTCCAAAGGAGCTGCCCAAGGAGTCATTGCCACCGAAGAAAAGCGAAGGGCATGATGACATGAGGAAGAAGAGAGTGAGGATGACTGCCGACGCGATGGGTCCTAAGTCTTCCTTGTTGAGGCGCATCAAGGAGGCAACGATGCGTGATGGGCAAGCCAAGCAATTGGTGAAGTTGGCTCGCGATGGGGTAGCAAGGAAGTTCGTGGTCGATGAGGGGCTCATTAAAACGAGACGTGGCAGCATCTTTGTGCCTAGATGGGGCAAACTTCGGGAGGAAGTCATGAGGTGGTGTCATGACTTCATGATTCGGGGCCGTCCAAGTGTAAGGAAGATGATGGCAATGCTTGGACGAGAGTTTTATTGGCATCACATGGTGATGGATGTCAAATGGTTTGTGAGGACTTGTGTGGAGAGTCATAGCGTGGATGGTGATTCTCCAAGGGAGGTGAAGTCTGAGGGACGTTCTCCGTCTGCACCAAGGGGGAGTAGACCATGGAGGTCTAAGGTGCGACTTCGGGGAGACGCGACGAGGGCGTCGCGGGAATAG